One genomic region from Megalobrama amblycephala isolate DHTTF-2021 unplaced genomic scaffold, ASM1881202v1 scaffold519, whole genome shotgun sequence encodes:
- the LOC125261885 gene encoding complement C1s-B subcomponent-like isoform X3, which yields MAGNVLIICLLWACVSVCECEPAMFGEVSSPQYPQPYPADILEEWDLEVPQGYQIQLKFNHLDIEPSPNCYHDSLIVMSDKKVLRKFCGQNSTDRFHPGDKPIMVSGNRLQLIFLTDDSKPKSHMGFTASYQAVDPKPLLNGGVRFINGSNNEYHSVIEYYCNEPYYTFEETPNVRYTCSEDQKWTADDSKDNIPPCVPVCGMNTEVSFGARVFGGKPARPGQIPWQLLHRSAPRGGASLISDYWALTAAQVVDGLENTNMTWLGGITEEDKPPVTMETEKIIIHPNYQRVGQHGFTSNFDNDIALIKMSARVPLGPNIRPVCLPKKTHEPVMEGTMGTISGFGGFERGLRSKILRYGHVQEYTFDKCDSWDLNVTDNMFCAGDDVKIVDSCKGDSGCPLFFPMLGYGSKEQLYEVRGIVSWGPERCGNTASKGFYTKVQNYLDWIRETMANN from the exons ATGGCCGGAAATGTTCTAATAATTTG CCTGCTGTGggcatgtgtgagtgtgtgtgaatgtgagcCGGCCATGTTTGGGGAGGTGTCTTCTCCACAGTATCCTCAACCATATCCAGCAGATATCTTGGAAGAGTGGGACCTGGAGGTGCCGCAGGGGTATCAGATCCAGCTAAAGTTCAATCACTTGGACATTGAGCCCTCTCCAAACTGTTACCATGATTCTCTCATT gtTATGTCTGATAAGAAGGTTCTGCGGAAGTTTTGTGGCCAGAATTCCACAGACAGATTTCACCCTGGTGACAAGCCCATCATGGTGTCTGGTAACCGTCTACAGCTCATTTTTCTAACTGATGATTCAAAACCCAAATCCCACATGGGATTTACTGCATCCTACCAGGCTGTTG ATCCAAAGCCCCTGCTAAATGGAGGTGTTCGGTTTATCAACGGATCAAACAATGAGTATCATTCAGTCATTGAGTATTACTGCAATGAGCCTTACTACACATTTGAAGAAACTCCTAATG TAAGATACACCTGCTCAGAAGACCAGAAATGGACCGCAGATGACAGCAAAGACAATATTCCTCCTTGTGTTCCTG tgtgtGGAATGAATACAGAGGTCTCTTTTGGTGCCAGAGTCTTTGGTGGGAAGCCAGCCAGACCTGGGCAGATTCCCTGGCAGCTCTTACATAGATCAGCTCCCAGAGGTGGTGCGTCTCTGATCAGTGATTACTGGGCTCTAACAGCTGCTCAAGTAGTAGATGGACTTGAAAACACCAATATGACTTGGCTTGGAGGAATAACTGAAGAGGACAAACCCCCAGTCACTATGGAGACAGAGAAGATCATAATTCACCCAAATTATCAGAGGGTTGGTCAGCATGGTTTTACATCTAACTTTGATAATGACATTGCTCTGATCAAAATGTCTGCCAGGGTGCCACTCGGTCCAAACATCAGGCCAGTGTGTCTGCCAAAGAAAACACATGAACCTGTAATGGAGGGCACAATGGGTACAATATCAGGTTTTGGAGGGTTTGAGCGGGGCTTAAGAAGTAAAATTTTACGTTATGGCCATGTTCAGGAATATACATTTGATAAGTGTGATTCATGGGATCTGAACGtcactgataacatgttctgtGCTGGAGATGATGTTAAAATTGTTGACAGTTGTAAAGGTGACAGTGGGTGTCCTCTCTTCTTCCCCATGTTGGGCTATGGATCTAAAGAGCAGCTCTATGAGGTGAGGGGCATTGTGTCATGGGGTCCTGAAAGATGTGGCAATACAGCCTCTAAAGGTTTCTATACTAAAGTGCAGAACTACTTGGACTGGATCAGAGAAACAATGGCAAATAATTAA
- the LOC125261885 gene encoding complement C1s subcomponent-like isoform X2, with amino-acid sequence MAGNVLIICLLWACVSVCECEPAMFGEVSSPQYPQPYPADILEEWDLEVPQGYQIQLKFNHLDIEPSPNCYHDSLIVMSDKKVLRKFCGQNSTDRFHPGDKPIMVSGNRLQLIFLTDDSKPKSHMGFTASYQAVGCGDPKPLLNGGVRFINGSNNEYHSVIEYYCNEPYYTFEETPNVRYTCSEDQKWTADDSKDNIPPCVPVCGMNTEVSFGARVFGGKPARPGQIPWQLLHRSAPRGGASLISDYWALTAAQVVDGLENTNMTWLGGITEEDKPPVTMETEKIIIHPNYQRVGQHGFTSNFDNDIALIKMSARVPLGPNIRPVCLPKKTHEPVMEGTMGTISGFGGFERGLRSKILRYGHVQEYTFDKCDSWDLNVTDNMFCAGDDVKIVDSCKGDSGCPLFFPMLGYGSKEQLYEVRGIVSWGPERCGNTASKGFYTKVQNYLDWIRETMANN; translated from the exons ATGGCCGGAAATGTTCTAATAATTTG CCTGCTGTGggcatgtgtgagtgtgtgtgaatgtgagcCGGCCATGTTTGGGGAGGTGTCTTCTCCACAGTATCCTCAACCATATCCAGCAGATATCTTGGAAGAGTGGGACCTGGAGGTGCCGCAGGGGTATCAGATCCAGCTAAAGTTCAATCACTTGGACATTGAGCCCTCTCCAAACTGTTACCATGATTCTCTCATT gtTATGTCTGATAAGAAGGTTCTGCGGAAGTTTTGTGGCCAGAATTCCACAGACAGATTTCACCCTGGTGACAAGCCCATCATGGTGTCTGGTAACCGTCTACAGCTCATTTTTCTAACTGATGATTCAAAACCCAAATCCCACATGGGATTTACTGCATCCTACCAGGCTGTTG GTTGTGGAGATCCAAAGCCCCTGCTAAATGGAGGTGTTCGGTTTATCAACGGATCAAACAATGAGTATCATTCAGTCATTGAGTATTACTGCAATGAGCCTTACTACACATTTGAAGAAACTCCTAATG TAAGATACACCTGCTCAGAAGACCAGAAATGGACCGCAGATGACAGCAAAGACAATATTCCTCCTTGTGTTCCTG tgtgtGGAATGAATACAGAGGTCTCTTTTGGTGCCAGAGTCTTTGGTGGGAAGCCAGCCAGACCTGGGCAGATTCCCTGGCAGCTCTTACATAGATCAGCTCCCAGAGGTGGTGCGTCTCTGATCAGTGATTACTGGGCTCTAACAGCTGCTCAAGTAGTAGATGGACTTGAAAACACCAATATGACTTGGCTTGGAGGAATAACTGAAGAGGACAAACCCCCAGTCACTATGGAGACAGAGAAGATCATAATTCACCCAAATTATCAGAGGGTTGGTCAGCATGGTTTTACATCTAACTTTGATAATGACATTGCTCTGATCAAAATGTCTGCCAGGGTGCCACTCGGTCCAAACATCAGGCCAGTGTGTCTGCCAAAGAAAACACATGAACCTGTAATGGAGGGCACAATGGGTACAATATCAGGTTTTGGAGGGTTTGAGCGGGGCTTAAGAAGTAAAATTTTACGTTATGGCCATGTTCAGGAATATACATTTGATAAGTGTGATTCATGGGATCTGAACGtcactgataacatgttctgtGCTGGAGATGATGTTAAAATTGTTGACAGTTGTAAAGGTGACAGTGGGTGTCCTCTCTTCTTCCCCATGTTGGGCTATGGATCTAAAGAGCAGCTCTATGAGGTGAGGGGCATTGTGTCATGGGGTCCTGAAAGATGTGGCAATACAGCCTCTAAAGGTTTCTATACTAAAGTGCAGAACTACTTGGACTGGATCAGAGAAACAATGGCAAATAATTAA
- the LOC125261885 gene encoding complement C1s subcomponent-like isoform X1 translates to MAGNVLIICLLWACVSVCECEPAMFGEVSSPQYPQPYPADILEEWDLEVPQGYQIQLKFNHLDIEPSPNCYHDSLIVMSDKKVLRKFCGQNSTDRFHPGDKPIMVSGNRLQLIFLTDDSKPKSHMGFTASYQAVAFTGCGDPKPLLNGGVRFINGSNNEYHSVIEYYCNEPYYTFEETPNVRYTCSEDQKWTADDSKDNIPPCVPVCGMNTEVSFGARVFGGKPARPGQIPWQLLHRSAPRGGASLISDYWALTAAQVVDGLENTNMTWLGGITEEDKPPVTMETEKIIIHPNYQRVGQHGFTSNFDNDIALIKMSARVPLGPNIRPVCLPKKTHEPVMEGTMGTISGFGGFERGLRSKILRYGHVQEYTFDKCDSWDLNVTDNMFCAGDDVKIVDSCKGDSGCPLFFPMLGYGSKEQLYEVRGIVSWGPERCGNTASKGFYTKVQNYLDWIRETMANN, encoded by the exons ATGGCCGGAAATGTTCTAATAATTTG CCTGCTGTGggcatgtgtgagtgtgtgtgaatgtgagcCGGCCATGTTTGGGGAGGTGTCTTCTCCACAGTATCCTCAACCATATCCAGCAGATATCTTGGAAGAGTGGGACCTGGAGGTGCCGCAGGGGTATCAGATCCAGCTAAAGTTCAATCACTTGGACATTGAGCCCTCTCCAAACTGTTACCATGATTCTCTCATT gtTATGTCTGATAAGAAGGTTCTGCGGAAGTTTTGTGGCCAGAATTCCACAGACAGATTTCACCCTGGTGACAAGCCCATCATGGTGTCTGGTAACCGTCTACAGCTCATTTTTCTAACTGATGATTCAAAACCCAAATCCCACATGGGATTTACTGCATCCTACCAGGCTGTTG CATTTACTGGTTGTGGAGATCCAAAGCCCCTGCTAAATGGAGGTGTTCGGTTTATCAACGGATCAAACAATGAGTATCATTCAGTCATTGAGTATTACTGCAATGAGCCTTACTACACATTTGAAGAAACTCCTAATG TAAGATACACCTGCTCAGAAGACCAGAAATGGACCGCAGATGACAGCAAAGACAATATTCCTCCTTGTGTTCCTG tgtgtGGAATGAATACAGAGGTCTCTTTTGGTGCCAGAGTCTTTGGTGGGAAGCCAGCCAGACCTGGGCAGATTCCCTGGCAGCTCTTACATAGATCAGCTCCCAGAGGTGGTGCGTCTCTGATCAGTGATTACTGGGCTCTAACAGCTGCTCAAGTAGTAGATGGACTTGAAAACACCAATATGACTTGGCTTGGAGGAATAACTGAAGAGGACAAACCCCCAGTCACTATGGAGACAGAGAAGATCATAATTCACCCAAATTATCAGAGGGTTGGTCAGCATGGTTTTACATCTAACTTTGATAATGACATTGCTCTGATCAAAATGTCTGCCAGGGTGCCACTCGGTCCAAACATCAGGCCAGTGTGTCTGCCAAAGAAAACACATGAACCTGTAATGGAGGGCACAATGGGTACAATATCAGGTTTTGGAGGGTTTGAGCGGGGCTTAAGAAGTAAAATTTTACGTTATGGCCATGTTCAGGAATATACATTTGATAAGTGTGATTCATGGGATCTGAACGtcactgataacatgttctgtGCTGGAGATGATGTTAAAATTGTTGACAGTTGTAAAGGTGACAGTGGGTGTCCTCTCTTCTTCCCCATGTTGGGCTATGGATCTAAAGAGCAGCTCTATGAGGTGAGGGGCATTGTGTCATGGGGTCCTGAAAGATGTGGCAATACAGCCTCTAAAGGTTTCTATACTAAAGTGCAGAACTACTTGGACTGGATCAGAGAAACAATGGCAAATAATTAA